One genomic window of Mucilaginibacter sp. SJ includes the following:
- a CDS encoding urea transporter → MKQIPAFIKTVINSYSVLFFSQNRVLGIILLLVSFFNPVSGFAGLGCVIFSLLITKLLKQDNEDYRAGIYSFNSLLSGIAFGAFFQVNVMFVTWLAVACCLVVLATIIMSKRMSKPGLPILSLPFILVFWLVLLASNSIFNTGLFQKSSSLLEEIYTGPGNLAGAEGYLATTLPKLMSLFFRSLSAILFQHNIIAGMLIAMGILVHSRIAFSLLIISFLTACWFNNIMHTYPEGISYYHLGANLMMASMAIGSFFTIPSLRSYLLAILCIPLGFILINALTTLMALHALPVFSLPFCVLNISLLYFLKLTGHHTKLQLAIAQHYSPEKNLYHVLNLQNRLNDLKYFKLNLPFMGYWTVSQGYNGAITHKGEWGQALDFVVTDDEQKTFQHPGTLPEHFYCFNKPVLACGDGVVELVVNHVEDNDIGEENLKENWGNTVVVRHAAGLYSKLSHLKKNSIKVKPGDVIKQGDLLGFCGNSGRSPEPHLHFQLQATPYIGSKTLPYPFAYYFTKKGGQTNLASYNIPNENELISNPEINAPLKKAFDLQPGFVSKLVNENGATEKWEVFNDNLGQSYIYSKTTGSVAYFINNGTMFYFTSFYGDKTSLLHYFYLAAYKVIFNDAGYIQANDEFPVPLTHNKTLLWLQDFIAPFYRFISIKYKSGIQLKKTGLNIVSKQYQEIAGKTIPLAESTVFVDHGSLQAFIININGQHIEAQWSTEN, encoded by the coding sequence GTGAAGCAAATTCCGGCATTCATAAAAACCGTCATCAATTCCTATTCGGTTCTGTTTTTTTCTCAAAACAGGGTATTGGGGATTATTTTACTGCTGGTATCATTTTTCAACCCGGTATCCGGCTTTGCAGGGTTGGGTTGTGTCATTTTCTCTTTGCTGATAACAAAGCTGTTAAAACAGGATAACGAAGATTACCGGGCCGGGATCTACAGCTTTAACAGTTTATTATCAGGGATAGCATTTGGTGCTTTTTTCCAGGTTAACGTCATGTTTGTGACCTGGCTGGCAGTTGCCTGTTGCCTGGTAGTGCTTGCTACTATCATTATGTCAAAGCGCATGAGCAAACCGGGTTTACCTATACTTTCACTGCCGTTTATCCTGGTTTTCTGGCTTGTACTGCTGGCATCCAACAGCATCTTCAACACAGGTTTATTTCAAAAAAGCAGCTCCCTGCTCGAAGAAATTTACACCGGCCCGGGTAACCTGGCCGGTGCCGAAGGCTATCTTGCCACGACGTTGCCAAAACTGATGAGCTTATTTTTCCGCTCATTGAGCGCAATTCTGTTTCAACATAATATCATAGCCGGAATGCTTATTGCTATGGGGATACTTGTACATTCGCGCATTGCATTCAGCCTGCTTATCATTAGTTTTTTAACGGCCTGCTGGTTTAACAACATTATGCATACCTATCCCGAGGGTATCAGCTATTATCACCTTGGTGCTAATTTAATGATGGCTTCAATGGCTATAGGCAGCTTTTTCACCATCCCATCGTTACGCTCTTATCTGCTGGCAATTCTTTGCATCCCTTTGGGTTTCATACTCATTAATGCCCTTACCACACTCATGGCTTTGCATGCGCTGCCTGTTTTTTCGTTACCGTTTTGTGTGCTTAATATCAGCCTGCTTTATTTTTTAAAATTGACCGGCCATCACACCAAATTGCAGTTAGCCATAGCGCAGCATTACTCGCCCGAAAAAAATCTTTACCATGTTTTAAACCTGCAAAACAGGCTGAACGATCTGAAATACTTCAAGCTCAATTTGCCGTTTATGGGCTATTGGACGGTTTCGCAGGGTTATAATGGTGCCATTACCCACAAAGGCGAATGGGGCCAGGCACTTGATTTTGTAGTTACCGACGACGAACAAAAAACGTTTCAGCATCCCGGCACCCTTCCCGAACATTTTTATTGTTTCAATAAGCCGGTACTGGCCTGCGGCGATGGCGTTGTAGAACTGGTAGTAAACCATGTGGAAGATAATGATATTGGGGAAGAAAACCTGAAAGAGAACTGGGGTAATACGGTAGTGGTCCGTCATGCCGCAGGGCTTTATTCCAAACTTTCGCACCTCAAAAAAAACTCGATAAAAGTTAAACCCGGCGATGTTATAAAACAAGGTGATCTGCTGGGGTTTTGCGGTAATTCGGGTCGCTCGCCAGAGCCGCATTTGCATTTCCAGTTGCAGGCTACGCCTTATATAGGATCCAAAACATTGCCTTACCCGTTCGCATATTATTTTACCAAAAAAGGTGGTCAAACCAACCTTGCAAGCTACAATATCCCAAATGAAAACGAATTAATAAGCAACCCCGAAATCAATGCGCCGCTCAAAAAAGCATTCGATCTGCAACCGGGCTTCGTATCTAAATTAGTTAACGAAAACGGCGCAACCGAGAAATGGGAAGTTTTTAACGATAATTTAGGACAGTCATACATCTACAGCAAAACAACAGGTAGTGTTGCTTATTTTATTAATAACGGCACTATGTTTTACTTCACCAGCTTTTATGGCGATAAAACGTCGCTGCTTCACTATTTTTATCTTGCCGCATATAAAGTTATTTTTAACGATGCAGGATATATCCAGGCTAATGATGAGTTCCCGGTACCGCTTACCCATAACAAAACATTGCTTTGGCTACAGGATTTTATTGCGCCTTTTTACCGGTTCATCAGCATAAAATATAAAAGCGGGATCCAGCTAAAAAAAACGGGGCTAAATATTGTATCCAAACAATACCAGGAAATTGCAGGTAAAACAATACCACTTGCCGAATCAACAGTTTTTGTTGATCATGGCAGCCTGCAAGCCTTCATTATAAATATAAACGGCCAGCATATTGAAGCACAATGGAGTACAGAAAATTAA
- a CDS encoding tetratricopeptide repeat protein yields MEYRKLTILFALLFAALVTRAQDNKLAMADSTAEQLYNAGNWKQLIRFVNQSVADSVDSPTLRFKAGYAYMLTGNYKAAIYQFNRVLLKEPQNVTAYLYAYYCNTYINNNNAAFYNASHLDTATLHSVKLSPFGLTDLVLESGIKLPNNNERDNGFFERTGIGLRLSWRLQLDQSFMFFKQNIFRSGYIDYFNQTGETDRQVEYYAKARYSLTKNISLLGAYHYLHTSYRSNIYQSNLGLLGIKYDTRYIDLQGDINFGKLINKTLKQYDARVDFYPLGNLNLYTISRASVLNLSGTNNFIYSQLAGFKVLNKIWLETAATFGNQDDYLDADGLYVYNAIDPTKFKCGESVFYQLGNHALLNLNYFYEKKTDIYRAVKYNQNSVTLGITWKF; encoded by the coding sequence ATGGAGTACAGAAAATTAACCATCCTTTTTGCACTGCTATTTGCTGCTCTTGTAACCCGCGCACAAGACAATAAACTTGCCATGGCCGATAGTACGGCCGAACAATTGTACAATGCCGGCAACTGGAAACAACTAATCAGGTTTGTAAATCAATCGGTTGCCGATAGTGTAGACTCGCCCACTTTACGCTTTAAGGCAGGGTACGCTTATATGCTCACCGGCAATTACAAAGCTGCCATTTATCAGTTCAACCGGGTTTTACTTAAAGAACCCCAAAATGTCACTGCATATTTGTATGCTTACTACTGCAACACCTATATCAACAACAATAACGCTGCGTTTTATAATGCATCGCATTTAGACACAGCAACCTTGCATTCCGTCAAGCTATCACCCTTTGGTTTAACTGACCTGGTTTTGGAAAGCGGCATAAAATTGCCTAACAACAACGAACGCGACAACGGCTTTTTTGAACGCACGGGTATCGGTTTAAGATTATCGTGGCGTTTGCAATTAGATCAATCATTTATGTTTTTCAAACAGAATATATTCAGATCGGGCTATATTGATTACTTTAACCAAACAGGTGAAACCGACAGGCAGGTTGAATATTATGCTAAAGCGAGATACTCTTTGACTAAAAACATAAGTTTGCTTGGCGCGTACCATTATTTACATACCAGCTACCGGAGCAATATTTACCAAAGTAACCTTGGGCTGTTAGGAATAAAATATGATACCCGTTACATTGATTTGCAGGGCGATATTAACTTTGGGAAACTCATTAATAAAACTTTAAAACAATATGATGCCAGGGTAGATTTTTATCCGTTGGGAAACCTTAATTTGTACACCATAAGCAGGGCATCGGTATTGAATTTAAGCGGAACAAATAATTTCATCTACAGTCAGTTGGCAGGGTTTAAAGTACTAAACAAAATTTGGCTGGAAACGGCCGCTACCTTTGGCAACCAGGATGATTACCTTGATGCCGACGGACTTTATGTGTATAATGCCATCGATCCTACAAAATTTAAATGCGGTGAAAGCGTTTTTTATCAGTTAGGTAACCATGCCTTATTGAATTTAAATTACTTTTATGAAAAGAAAACAGACATTTACCGTGCTGTTAAGTATAACCAAAACTCTGTTACGTTAGGTATAACATGGAAATTTTAA
- a CDS encoding tetratricopeptide repeat protein, translating into MEILKKTFIPIFLFVFAAQLQAQTNVVLQKAFHNSYTNELNKNYVAAIADIYPYYSENNYEITIRLGWLHYLNKNYTASQTYYQKAVNLKPGAIEAKFGYIKPLSFLQNWDKVLEQYLAILKIDPQNTQANYWGGVIYYNRKQYEPAIKLFRVVVTLYPFDYDGNHMLAWSMLMAGKKAEAKPFFEKALIIKPADASSTDGLSRCN; encoded by the coding sequence ATGGAAATTTTAAAGAAGACCTTTATTCCCATTTTTTTATTTGTATTTGCAGCACAATTGCAGGCACAGACAAATGTGGTGCTTCAAAAAGCTTTTCACAACAGTTATACCAATGAATTAAATAAAAACTACGTTGCGGCCATTGCCGATATTTATCCCTACTATTCGGAGAATAATTATGAGATAACGATCAGGCTGGGTTGGCTCCATTACCTCAATAAAAACTACACTGCTTCGCAAACTTATTATCAAAAAGCAGTTAACCTGAAGCCCGGTGCCATAGAGGCTAAGTTTGGTTATATAAAGCCGCTCTCCTTTTTGCAAAACTGGGATAAAGTGCTGGAACAATACCTTGCTATCCTGAAGATAGACCCACAAAACACGCAGGCTAATTATTGGGGGGGCGTAATTTATTATAACCGCAAGCAATACGAACCCGCTATTAAGCTTTTTAGGGTAGTAGTAACGCTTTACCCTTTTGATTATGACGGCAATCACATGCTGGCCTGGTCAATGCTTATGGCCGGCAAAAAAGCGGAAGCGAAACCTTTTTTTGAAAAAGCGCTGATCATTAAACCTGCTGATGCTTCCAGCACCGATGGTTTATCAAGATGTAATTAA
- a CDS encoding PepSY-like domain-containing protein, translated as MKSFYASLLMVGTVIGLASCKKENASKSASAGSVSSSAVTSTGAIAISLASSGTITDSVYMVGCYGKHDTKDTVAFSTLPTTIGTYLTANYSGYTFKKAYSIIDSTKTVINYIVVIKYNSALVGLKFTAAGTFVSILEQREGVDLKGPGWHLGGFFDNRDSKHRDTIAISALPTAVSSYFSTTYPTDTLLHASIAPDNVYILISQNGVLYSTTVTAAGKLVKRIQIEKHDLKHAVVTEANLPAAITTYLTAAYPGYVFDKAFSESPGGTLQGYVVLITSNSTKYALIFNASGTFVRVLPIH; from the coding sequence ATGAAATCATTTTACGCCTCATTATTGATGGTAGGCACAGTAATTGGCCTGGCATCATGTAAAAAGGAGAACGCTTCAAAATCAGCTTCGGCCGGCAGCGTTTCGTCATCAGCCGTTACATCAACCGGCGCCATCGCTATTAGCCTTGCATCGTCCGGAACTATTACCGACAGCGTTTATATGGTTGGCTGCTATGGCAAGCATGACACCAAAGACACCGTTGCTTTTAGCACATTACCTACAACTATTGGCACTTACCTTACAGCTAATTATAGCGGTTATACATTCAAAAAAGCATACTCCATTATTGATAGTACCAAAACAGTTATCAATTACATTGTGGTTATCAAATACAACAGCGCTTTGGTTGGCCTCAAATTCACTGCTGCGGGTACGTTTGTGAGCATCCTTGAGCAACGCGAAGGTGTTGACCTTAAAGGACCAGGATGGCACTTAGGCGGATTCTTTGATAATCGTGACAGTAAACACCGTGATACCATTGCTATTTCGGCCCTTCCTACTGCTGTGAGCAGCTATTTTTCAACAACCTATCCAACAGATACCTTGTTGCATGCTTCTATCGCACCTGATAACGTATACATTTTGATAAGCCAGAATGGTGTACTTTACTCAACAACGGTAACCGCGGCAGGCAAACTTGTAAAACGTATTCAGATAGAAAAACACGATTTAAAACATGCTGTAGTAACTGAAGCTAACTTACCGGCTGCTATTACCACTTATCTTACTGCTGCTTATCCGGGCTACGTATTTGATAAAGCATTTTCTGAAAGCCCCGGCGGAACTCTGCAAGGTTACGTTGTGTTGATTACATCAAACAGTACCAAATACGCTTTAATTTTTAATGCGTCGGGTACATTTGTCAGAGTCCTGCCTATCCACTAA
- the porM gene encoding type IX secretion system motor protein PorM/GldM, with protein MAIAGKETTRQKMINIMYLVLLAMLALNVSSSILDAFKTINDSLTASAANVGNSVQQLFTAFEQTRFKESPERAAPIYQKAKAAQRVSAELNDLITQIKNELVKQSSGYDELTGDLKERDNLDIGYNVMINKKRAKALREKINDTREKLKLLLGKEDSSAVSFTLSANDPVKHNGNAKTWEELNFGEGVPLTADFTILSKIQADNKNAESEVVKKILGKMDRAIVNLDKFEAVAVAPTSYLIQGQPYKAQVFLTAYDSRSTPQMEVGGSPISVTDGRGVYNASTSREGVFSWRGTIKVKQTDGSIKTYTTPEQQYMVARPSAVVSPDKMNVFYIGVDNPVSVSVPGIPSKNIRIGISAGSLSGTSGKYLARVTSPGMVTVTVSAEIFPGKTEVLSRTQFRAKRIPDPIAKFSGRSGGGVPTVALKAQDAIYATLDNFDFDARFKITRFSLIIANPRESASVQVTSGNALSSEMQASLSSIKPGSHVIFDNIIAVGPDGAPRQLAPVALTAN; from the coding sequence ATGGCTATTGCAGGAAAGGAAACCACCAGGCAAAAGATGATCAATATCATGTACCTGGTGCTGTTGGCAATGCTGGCGTTAAATGTGTCTTCGTCTATTTTAGATGCCTTTAAAACCATCAACGATAGCTTAACCGCTTCGGCGGCTAACGTTGGTAATTCGGTACAGCAATTGTTTACGGCTTTTGAACAAACCCGGTTTAAAGAATCGCCCGAAAGGGCAGCGCCAATCTATCAAAAGGCAAAAGCTGCCCAAAGGGTTAGCGCAGAGTTAAATGATCTTATTACCCAGATAAAGAACGAACTGGTTAAGCAAAGTTCGGGCTATGATGAACTCACCGGCGATTTGAAGGAGCGGGATAACCTGGATATAGGTTACAATGTGATGATCAACAAAAAGCGGGCTAAAGCGCTCAGAGAAAAGATCAACGATACCCGCGAAAAGCTGAAGCTGCTGTTGGGTAAGGAAGATAGCAGCGCGGTATCGTTTACGCTGAGCGCCAATGATCCTGTTAAGCATAACGGGAACGCCAAAACCTGGGAAGAACTGAATTTTGGCGAGGGGGTGCCGCTAACGGCTGATTTTACGATACTTTCGAAAATACAGGCCGATAATAAAAATGCCGAATCGGAAGTGGTGAAGAAGATCCTGGGTAAAATGGACCGGGCTATTGTTAACCTGGATAAGTTTGAAGCTGTGGCGGTAGCGCCAACTTCATACCTGATACAGGGGCAGCCTTACAAGGCGCAGGTTTTTTTAACAGCTTATGATTCCCGGTCGACCCCGCAAATGGAAGTTGGCGGCAGCCCGATCAGTGTTACCGATGGCCGGGGTGTATATAATGCTTCAACCAGCAGGGAAGGTGTTTTCAGCTGGAGAGGGACCATCAAAGTAAAACAAACCGATGGCAGCATAAAAACCTATACCACGCCCGAGCAGCAGTACATGGTTGCCCGGCCATCGGCAGTGGTATCGCCCGATAAGATGAATGTTTTTTATATCGGTGTAGATAATCCCGTGTCGGTATCTGTACCGGGTATCCCCTCAAAAAATATCAGGATAGGTATTTCGGCAGGTTCATTAAGTGGCACATCGGGTAAATATCTGGCAAGGGTAACCAGTCCGGGTATGGTTACTGTAACGGTATCGGCCGAGATCTTTCCCGGTAAAACAGAAGTATTGAGCCGTACGCAGTTCAGGGCCAAAAGGATTCCTGATCCGATAGCCAAATTTTCAGGCAGATCAGGCGGGGGTGTGCCTACAGTTGCCCTTAAAGCGCAGGATGCCATTTATGCCACGCTGGATAACTTTGACTTTGATGCACGCTTTAAAATAACACGTTTCAGTTTGATCATTGCCAATCCACGCGAAAGCGCTTCGGTTCAGGTTACTTCGGGAAATGCTTTAAGCAGCGAGATGCAGGCATCGCTCAGTAGTATTAAGCCAGGTTCGCATGTGATTTTTGATAACATTATTGCAGTTGGCCCTGATGGTGCCCCAAGGCAGTTGGCACCGGTGGCCTTAACAGCTAATTGA
- the porL gene encoding type IX secretion system motor protein PorL/GldL — protein sequence MKKSKINWLHVAISWGASIVILGAMFKINHWGGQAGTYMIGLGLTVEAMLFFTLGFFPPAQEPEWERVYPELAVDYEGGPVNKSRMMPVAGGQTAALDKLLTDADLNELSISRLGEGLKVFAEKVDRINTIADVSLGTDEFAVKLKQAASKFDLFGIAFERATSGLSAIADSRADTNAYQHQVAKLTGNLVQLNALYESELKGADENLKQVNNFYHGLSKTLQNLNESADDSRQFKDEVNKLAKNISALNVFYANMLSAMNQPRM from the coding sequence ATGAAAAAGAGCAAAATTAACTGGCTGCACGTAGCCATATCATGGGGCGCCAGTATTGTAATTCTTGGTGCTATGTTTAAAATTAACCATTGGGGAGGCCAGGCTGGCACCTATATGATAGGCCTCGGCCTTACGGTAGAAGCAATGCTGTTTTTTACCCTCGGCTTTTTCCCGCCTGCACAGGAGCCCGAGTGGGAAAGGGTATACCCCGAACTGGCTGTAGATTATGAAGGAGGGCCGGTAAATAAATCGCGGATGATGCCTGTAGCGGGAGGCCAAACTGCTGCACTTGATAAGCTTTTAACCGATGCCGATTTGAATGAGTTAAGCATTAGCCGGCTTGGCGAAGGCCTGAAAGTGTTTGCCGAAAAGGTTGACAGGATTAATACTATCGCCGATGTTTCATTAGGTACCGATGAGTTTGCAGTAAAACTAAAGCAGGCAGCATCAAAATTTGATTTGTTTGGGATTGCTTTTGAGCGGGCAACATCGGGCCTTTCGGCTATTGCCGATAGCAGGGCAGATACCAATGCTTATCAGCATCAGGTGGCAAAGCTTACCGGCAATTTGGTACAGCTCAATGCCCTCTATGAATCGGAACTGAAAGGGGCCGATGAAAACCTGAAACAGGTAAATAATTTTTACCACGGGTTGAGCAAAACGCTGCAAAACCTCAATGAATCGGCTGATGACAGCAGGCAGTTTAAAGACGAGGTTAACAAGCTGGCCAAAAATATATCGGCATTAAATGTTTTTTATGCCAATATGCTTTCGGCTATGAACCAGCCCCGCATGTAA
- the porK gene encoding type IX secretion system lipoprotein PorK/GldK: MRSSVPITGLLLLMLSACQPSIYNTPKTRAVSVKRLIPPQGMVYIPSGTFMYKMLNDDKAEQRKVSVSAFFIDKTEVTNKQYQAFVNWVADSVAITDYLHDDSFFMPATGATVGSTGKEQRLIDWSKVNNISPLWKKAPPEVKEKLAPMMTMINGVRVPNPELVVYRFYYIRMDGVKNNEYMMDTVGVYPHESVWSADFPNSQMTVMDANYFTNKIYEYNPVVGVTWKQARAYADWRGTQLRLMIKNNPNLRNFKLSFSLPTEAQWQFAAEAKLSPNDTTDHTVKTTVDKATGKEQLSLNFKQGEGSYASDGSTFTLPATSYTPNAFGIYNMAGNVSEWTLDAYSPSSSQLVNDLNPALLYDATNKDAMLMRRKVVRGGSWKDNGEMLNTDTRSFEDQEAAHSYIGFRCVMAAFELTGEQVKTRKYTKK, translated from the coding sequence ATGAGATCGTCTGTTCCAATAACAGGATTGCTGCTGCTGATGCTCAGCGCCTGCCAGCCAAGTATTTATAATACACCCAAAACACGCGCTGTTTCTGTAAAACGGCTTATTCCGCCGCAGGGGATGGTTTACATTCCGTCGGGAACGTTCATGTACAAAATGCTGAACGATGACAAGGCCGAACAGCGCAAGGTAAGCGTTAGCGCATTTTTTATAGATAAAACCGAGGTAACCAACAAGCAGTACCAGGCCTTTGTAAACTGGGTTGCCGATTCGGTAGCCATTACCGATTACCTGCATGACGATTCCTTTTTTATGCCTGCAACAGGTGCAACCGTTGGCAGTACAGGTAAAGAACAAAGACTGATTGACTGGAGCAAGGTCAATAATATTTCCCCCCTCTGGAAAAAGGCCCCGCCCGAAGTTAAGGAGAAGCTGGCTCCGATGATGACGATGATTAACGGCGTGCGGGTGCCTAATCCGGAGCTTGTTGTTTACCGTTTTTACTACATCAGGATGGACGGCGTTAAAAATAACGAGTACATGATGGATACCGTAGGTGTTTATCCACATGAATCGGTTTGGTCGGCAGATTTTCCCAATTCGCAGATGACGGTAATGGATGCCAATTACTTCACCAATAAAATTTATGAGTATAACCCGGTAGTCGGAGTAACCTGGAAACAGGCCCGGGCTTATGCCGATTGGCGCGGTACGCAACTCAGGCTCATGATCAAAAACAATCCTAACCTGCGTAATTTCAAACTTAGCTTTAGTTTGCCTACCGAAGCGCAATGGCAATTTGCTGCCGAAGCAAAGCTTAGTCCTAATGATACTACCGACCACACGGTGAAAACCACGGTTGATAAGGCCACTGGTAAAGAGCAGCTTTCGCTCAACTTTAAACAGGGTGAAGGCAGTTATGCCAGCGACGGATCGACATTTACCCTTCCCGCTACTTCATATACGCCCAACGCTTTCGGTATTTATAACATGGCAGGTAATGTATCCGAGTGGACACTTGATGCCTACAGCCCTTCATCATCACAACTGGTTAATGACCTGAACCCGGCTTTGCTGTATGATGCAACCAATAAGGATGCCATGCTGATGCGGCGTAAGGTAGTGCGCGGAGGCTCATGGAAGGACAACGGCGAAATGCTGAACACCGATACCCGCAGTTTTGAGGATCAGGAGGCCGCCCATTCCTACATAGGCTTCCGATGCGTTATGGCCGCTTTTGAACTCACCGGCGAGCAGGTTAAAACCAGGAAATACACTAAAAAGTAA